The Klebsiella sp. RHBSTW-00484 genome includes a window with the following:
- a CDS encoding ROK family transcriptional regulator, translated as MNAQPERLELRGSQRLLLELIRRHAPVTRAELARLSNLTAGAITQQCRELIFSGLVVEGERNTGQRGQPSLPLRLNPGGGCAIGLSFSPGFIDMTVVDLSGRQLLSISEAHQENQPLASTLAQIKMLVEQTLKKRQLQHARIFGIGYAVPGFLKADGRKRHSVAWLESWREVDLQQAFADNLPWPTWVENNANASAIGELYSGEWNDYSDLTFIDLGYGIGAGVISGHKLLRGGFFNAGEVGMAFPSGTPRPSYKDLVATLEHEGLEEAQLPELIAGQHPLLEGWFARCCGQVEQTVFGCVQWVDPQLIVLGGAMPKPIISRLVQELNQRLQTKLDPNRPKVMLAASSMGALSASRGAAMIPLYQVINEGQS; from the coding sequence ATGAACGCCCAACCTGAACGCCTTGAATTGCGCGGTTCGCAGCGCCTGCTGCTGGAGCTTATCCGCCGCCATGCGCCAGTTACTCGCGCGGAGCTGGCACGCTTATCCAACCTGACGGCAGGCGCGATTACTCAGCAATGCCGGGAGCTGATATTTTCCGGTCTGGTGGTCGAAGGTGAGCGTAATACCGGGCAGCGCGGTCAACCGTCGCTGCCTCTGCGGCTTAATCCCGGCGGCGGCTGCGCGATCGGGCTGTCGTTCAGTCCCGGTTTTATTGATATGACAGTGGTCGATCTTAGCGGTCGCCAGCTGCTCTCAATTTCCGAAGCGCATCAGGAAAACCAGCCGTTGGCCTCAACGCTCGCGCAAATTAAAATGCTGGTCGAGCAGACGCTGAAAAAGCGCCAGCTTCAGCACGCGCGAATTTTCGGGATCGGCTATGCGGTACCGGGTTTTCTGAAGGCAGATGGCCGCAAGCGCCATAGCGTGGCGTGGCTGGAAAGCTGGCGTGAGGTGGATCTCCAGCAGGCGTTTGCCGACAACCTGCCATGGCCGACATGGGTAGAGAACAACGCCAACGCCTCGGCCATTGGTGAGCTGTATAGCGGCGAATGGAACGACTATAGCGATCTGACATTTATCGACCTCGGCTACGGTATCGGCGCAGGGGTGATTTCCGGGCATAAGCTACTGCGTGGCGGCTTCTTTAATGCGGGCGAGGTAGGGATGGCGTTCCCGTCCGGTACGCCGCGTCCATCCTATAAAGATCTGGTCGCTACGCTAGAGCATGAAGGGCTAGAAGAAGCGCAGCTACCAGAGCTTATCGCCGGTCAGCATCCGCTATTGGAGGGTTGGTTTGCCCGCTGCTGCGGCCAGGTCGAACAAACTGTTTTCGGCTGCGTGCAGTGGGTTGATCCACAGCTGATTGTGCTGGGCGGTGCGATGCCTAAACCGATTATTAGCCGGCTGGTGCAGGAGCTCAATCAGCGCCTGCAAACAAAGCTCGACCCTAATCGTCCGAAAGTGATGCTGGCGGCCTCGTCGATGGGCGCGCTTAGCGCTTCGCGCGGCGCGGCGATGATCCCGCTATATCAGGTAATTAACGAAGGGCAGAGCTAG
- a CDS encoding glycerophosphodiester phosphodiesterase: MAFTFHRAAEGIVLANSHRGYSSCAPENTFPAFEAARLAGTHCIEIDIHLTADNQLVVTHDHRIDRVSTGQGFVEQLTYPQLLESDFGVKYHPAFSGTRIPLLADVLRWAIENHMGLIVEVKQRRRHDEFVEVLVQQLRAIPEAIGHIQLLGFNHVLTNRVKAQIPELALQVVTLERYNNQLAAVQQSHASCVCFEYEFAHVDDLRAYKKAGLGVRMYLHEVKNGMDPLTQYQHKFGYDSRPEIMSWLREGLIDMLSHDDIPYLQGLIEEAGLRWD, translated from the coding sequence ATGGCGTTTACTTTTCACCGCGCGGCAGAAGGTATTGTGCTGGCCAACAGTCATCGCGGGTATTCCAGCTGTGCGCCGGAGAACACCTTTCCGGCCTTTGAAGCCGCCCGCCTGGCGGGTACACACTGCATCGAAATAGACATCCACCTGACGGCAGATAATCAACTGGTCGTGACTCATGACCACCGCATCGACCGGGTTTCTACCGGACAGGGATTCGTCGAACAACTGACTTATCCTCAGTTGCTGGAGAGCGACTTTGGCGTGAAATATCACCCTGCGTTTAGCGGGACTCGCATCCCACTGCTGGCGGACGTGCTGCGCTGGGCGATAGAGAACCATATGGGGCTGATAGTTGAAGTGAAACAGCGCCGCCGCCACGATGAGTTCGTCGAGGTACTGGTGCAGCAACTGCGCGCTATACCGGAAGCGATTGGCCATATCCAGTTGCTGGGTTTCAATCATGTACTGACAAACCGGGTGAAGGCGCAGATCCCGGAACTGGCGTTACAGGTGGTGACGCTGGAGCGTTACAATAACCAGTTGGCGGCGGTGCAACAGTCCCATGCCAGCTGTGTCTGTTTTGAATATGAATTTGCCCACGTTGACGATCTGCGGGCCTACAAAAAAGCGGGGCTGGGCGTGCGGATGTACCTGCATGAAGTAAAAAACGGCATGGATCCGTTGACCCAGTACCAGCACAAATTCGGCTATGATAGTCGCCCGGAGATCATGAGCTGGCTGCGTGAAGGGCTGATTGATATGCTCAGTCATGATGATATTCCGTATCTGCAGGGGCTGATTGAAGAGGCAGGCCTGCGCTGGGATTAA
- a CDS encoding ABC transporter ATP-binding protein codes for MSKLVLEQVTKTFGDFYAAREISFCAEEGEFVTLLGPSGCGKTTLLKMIGGFHQPDSGRILIGDKTVNALPPEKRNTAMCFQSYALFPHLNVAHNICFGLKQKKVAISDQQTRLEEALKQVGLETQRLKMPAQLSGGQQQRVALARAMITRPDVILFDEPLSNLDAKLRESVRFEIKELQRQYQLTSIYVTHDQAEALAMSDKIVVLNGGSVEQIGKPEEIYYRPANRFVADFIGAANIDTAQVTPAEQPGYYRVRCGLGEFYVFSDQPPQAEHCYICWRPEDAQYVTQPQTGGNHFTLTLDKMAFMGNLTEAWGHNDGGLSVRLQLIKKPPVAPGERACFHLAENAIHFLEPVS; via the coding sequence ATGTCAAAACTGGTTCTGGAACAGGTAACCAAAACGTTTGGTGATTTTTACGCCGCCAGAGAGATCTCGTTCTGCGCGGAAGAGGGGGAGTTCGTGACCCTACTCGGGCCGAGCGGCTGCGGCAAAACTACCCTGCTCAAAATGATTGGTGGCTTTCACCAGCCGGATAGCGGGCGGATTCTGATTGGCGATAAAACGGTTAACGCCCTGCCGCCGGAAAAGCGCAACACCGCCATGTGCTTCCAGTCCTATGCGCTGTTTCCGCACCTCAACGTGGCGCACAACATCTGCTTCGGCCTGAAGCAGAAAAAGGTCGCTATCAGCGATCAGCAAACCCGGCTGGAAGAGGCGCTAAAGCAGGTGGGGCTGGAAACTCAGCGCCTGAAAATGCCTGCCCAACTCTCCGGTGGCCAGCAGCAGCGCGTGGCGCTGGCGCGGGCGATGATCACCCGCCCGGACGTCATTCTGTTCGACGAACCCCTCTCCAACCTCGATGCCAAGCTGCGCGAAAGCGTGCGTTTTGAAATCAAAGAGTTGCAGCGTCAGTACCAGCTCACCTCGATTTACGTCACCCATGATCAGGCGGAAGCGCTGGCGATGTCGGACAAAATCGTGGTGCTGAACGGTGGCAGCGTCGAGCAAATCGGCAAGCCGGAAGAGATCTACTACCGTCCGGCAAACCGCTTTGTGGCGGACTTTATCGGTGCCGCCAATATCGATACCGCACAGGTTACGCCCGCAGAGCAGCCCGGCTATTACCGGGTGCGCTGTGGCCTGGGCGAATTCTACGTGTTTTCAGACCAGCCGCCGCAAGCAGAGCATTGCTATATCTGCTGGCGGCCTGAAGACGCGCAGTACGTCACCCAGCCACAGACGGGCGGCAATCACTTCACCCTGACGCTCGATAAAATGGCTTTTATGGGTAACCTCACCGAAGCCTGGGGCCACAACGACGGCGGGCTGTCGGTTCGTTTGCAGTTAATCAAAAAGCCGCCGGTTGCGCCGGGTGAGCGCGCCTGTTTCCACCTGGCGGAAAACGCTATCCATTTCCTGGAGCCGGTATCATGA
- a CDS encoding ABC transporter permease, with the protein MKNWRNDLFAWLLMTSGLGTILLLMGSTFYVVVVQSLGWFNLEGDSHFSLEYWRNMLQDEVLRSALFYSVKVSLLGAFGSVIFAYPLALWLRKPMAGKEGIIAVLRAPMFIPGLVAAFLFVNIVAYHGIINELLLALGIISEPLRMQNDDFGWGVVLLQIWKNLPFALILVGGAVNAIRNDVLDAASNLGASRWRSFTGVIVPLTLPAVQVTLILVFIGALGDFAFFSVAGPRNTYSLARLMQATAMEYGEWNNAAVIAVIIMLTAGICTLLIATLITPFATRKGEIK; encoded by the coding sequence ATGAAAAACTGGCGCAACGATCTGTTTGCCTGGCTGCTGATGACCAGCGGGCTGGGCACCATTCTGCTGCTGATGGGCTCCACCTTCTATGTGGTGGTGGTACAGAGCCTGGGCTGGTTTAACCTCGAAGGCGACAGCCACTTCTCGCTGGAATACTGGCGCAATATGTTGCAGGACGAGGTGCTGCGTAGTGCCCTGTTTTATTCAGTGAAGGTGTCGCTGCTGGGCGCGTTCGGCTCGGTGATTTTTGCGTATCCGCTGGCGCTGTGGCTGCGTAAACCGATGGCGGGCAAGGAGGGCATTATCGCGGTGCTGCGCGCGCCGATGTTCATTCCCGGCCTGGTGGCGGCGTTCCTGTTCGTCAATATCGTCGCCTATCACGGCATCATCAATGAACTGCTGCTGGCGCTGGGGATTATCAGCGAGCCGCTGCGGATGCAGAACGATGATTTTGGCTGGGGCGTGGTGCTCCTGCAAATCTGGAAAAACCTGCCTTTTGCCCTGATCCTGGTCGGCGGCGCGGTCAATGCCATTCGTAACGATGTACTGGATGCCGCCAGTAATCTCGGTGCCAGCCGCTGGCGCAGTTTTACCGGCGTGATAGTGCCGTTGACGCTGCCTGCGGTACAGGTGACGCTGATTCTGGTGTTTATCGGTGCGCTGGGTGATTTTGCCTTCTTCTCGGTGGCCGGGCCGCGCAACACTTACTCGCTGGCGCGGTTGATGCAGGCCACCGCCATGGAGTACGGCGAGTGGAATAACGCCGCCGTTATCGCGGTGATTATTATGCTGACGGCAGGGATTTGCACGTTGCTGATTGCCACCCTGATCACCCCGTTCGCCACCCGTAAAGGAGAGATCAAATGA
- a CDS encoding ABC transporter permease has product MSQTSNGRRVVKISLIFFIVANLVWLGMPFGMAILWSLVDPAHPWSYPDIFPPVLSFSRWLLVWEKTSLSEALFNSYTIAPAVAVVSLLLSLPTAYAFGRMNFRGKAVAEMLTLIPLVMPGMLIGIFFSAMLINLNIDNAFISIVIGHTVLTLPYSIRIMSAGFKAVPQDLIDASRDLGTGIWGTFCNAYLPMLKPSFLAALIFCLVRSLEEFSISYVLGAPDFITVPTILYSFLGYSFVRPDAAVVSMILVIPNVILMVIIEKLLKGNYLSQSTGKA; this is encoded by the coding sequence ATGAGTCAGACTAGCAATGGTCGTCGGGTGGTGAAGATTTCGCTGATTTTCTTTATTGTCGCCAACCTGGTGTGGCTGGGGATGCCGTTTGGTATGGCGATCCTCTGGTCGCTGGTGGACCCGGCACACCCGTGGAGCTACCCGGATATCTTTCCGCCCGTGCTGTCGTTCAGCCGCTGGCTGCTGGTGTGGGAGAAAACCTCACTTTCCGAGGCGCTGTTTAACAGCTACACCATCGCGCCGGCGGTGGCCGTCGTCAGCCTGCTGCTGTCGCTGCCCACCGCGTATGCTTTTGGGCGCATGAACTTTCGTGGCAAGGCGGTGGCGGAAATGCTGACGCTGATCCCGCTGGTGATGCCGGGCATGTTGATCGGTATCTTCTTCAGCGCCATGCTGATCAACCTCAATATCGACAACGCCTTTATCAGCATTGTTATCGGCCATACCGTGCTGACGCTGCCTTATTCGATTCGCATTATGTCGGCAGGGTTTAAGGCGGTACCGCAGGATCTGATCGACGCCAGCCGCGACCTGGGCACCGGAATATGGGGCACGTTCTGCAATGCCTACCTGCCGATGCTCAAGCCGAGCTTCCTGGCGGCGCTGATTTTTTGTCTGGTGAGAAGCCTGGAAGAGTTCAGTATTTCGTACGTACTGGGCGCGCCGGATTTTATCACCGTCCCAACCATTCTTTATTCCTTCCTCGGTTACTCCTTTGTGCGTCCGGACGCGGCGGTGGTATCGATGATTCTGGTGATCCCGAACGTCATCCTGATGGTCATCATCGAGAAGCTGCTGAAGGGCAACTATTTGTCGCAATCCACGGGGAAAGCCTGA
- a CDS encoding extracellular solute-binding protein, translating to MKKALIMLAGGLLCSSLAQANTDNADLVAQAKKEGSVTFNVWYLQPQWRSFVKDFEQQYGVKVRIPEGSIDGNMNKLLAESGKAKGKIDVIALSVSQLQVTMGAKSLAKIDDLPGYGEAYHQIQNVDTQGYAVAFWGNQTGLVYDPQQMGDRPLPQTMEDLQRFIDANPKRFGYNDPNNGGAGEAFIQRVVKTQSGEFDSESDTVDAAVVKNWQKGWQWFAANNDKITRTASGADSLTRLNDGELMLTPAWEDHLVGLQKTGAITSRLKFYVPEFGMPGGGNVAAIAANSQHPAASRLFLNWLIQADTQKALSKAFGSTPMHKQVIPDVKRPDTEVQFYGKAYSMQMKKEFVRQVMMQ from the coding sequence ATGAAAAAAGCACTAATAATGTTGGCCGGAGGGTTACTGTGCAGCTCGCTGGCACAGGCTAATACGGATAACGCCGATCTGGTCGCCCAGGCGAAAAAAGAGGGCAGCGTGACGTTTAACGTCTGGTACCTCCAGCCGCAGTGGCGCAGCTTTGTGAAGGATTTTGAGCAGCAGTACGGCGTTAAGGTGCGCATCCCGGAAGGGAGCATCGACGGCAATATGAACAAGTTGCTGGCGGAGTCGGGCAAAGCAAAGGGTAAAATCGATGTGATCGCCCTGTCCGTGTCGCAGCTTCAGGTCACCATGGGAGCGAAATCACTGGCGAAAATCGACGACCTGCCGGGCTACGGCGAGGCGTATCACCAGATTCAGAATGTCGATACTCAGGGTTATGCGGTGGCGTTCTGGGGAAATCAGACTGGGCTGGTCTACGACCCGCAGCAGATGGGCGATCGACCGCTGCCGCAGACCATGGAAGACCTTCAGCGCTTTATCGACGCTAATCCAAAGCGGTTTGGCTATAACGATCCGAATAACGGTGGCGCGGGGGAAGCCTTTATTCAGCGCGTTGTTAAGACTCAAAGCGGCGAGTTTGACAGCGAGTCGGATACCGTTGATGCCGCAGTGGTGAAAAACTGGCAGAAAGGCTGGCAGTGGTTTGCCGCCAATAACGACAAAATTACCCGCACGGCCTCCGGCGCTGACAGCCTGACGCGCCTGAACGACGGTGAGCTGATGCTGACGCCTGCCTGGGAAGATCATCTGGTAGGGCTGCAAAAAACCGGGGCCATTACCTCACGGCTGAAATTCTACGTGCCTGAATTTGGTATGCCCGGCGGCGGTAATGTCGCGGCTATCGCCGCCAACAGTCAGCATCCGGCGGCATCGCGGCTGTTTCTTAACTGGCTGATTCAGGCCGATACACAGAAAGCGCTGAGTAAAGCCTTCGGCTCCACGCCGATGCACAAACAGGTCATCCCGGACGTGAAACGCCCCGACACCGAGGTGCAGTTTTACGGTAAGGCCTACAGTATGCAGATGAAGAAAGAGTTTGTACGCCAGGTGATGATGCAGTGA
- a CDS encoding NAD(P)/FAD-dependent oxidoreductase — protein MRKQILIIGAGFAGMWAALSAARLADKNQQDIDITVIAPQPELRVRPRFYESAVQTLVAPLQPLFDVTGVTFLRGTVEKILPASKEVSWKDTHGETRRHRYDRLVLASGSQVNRSMVAGAAEHAFDLDQLESAAVLEQHLQDLAKQPESEARNTVVVCGGGFTGIEMALELPGRLRDILGADAKTRVVVVERGAQPGARWSQELRDVIAEASTELNVEWMVNSEVESVNASGVTLKDGQTIASQTVIWTVGVQANGLTAQIDAPRDRQGRLHVNANLQVLGHEDIYATGDVAYAATDDKGNHALMTCQHAILLGKFAGNNVAASLLNVEPLPYRQEMYVTCLDLGAWGAVYTEGWDQQVKLTRADAKKLKMSIVSELIYPPKADKAVAFEIADPLAPFV, from the coding sequence ATGCGTAAACAAATTTTGATCATCGGGGCTGGCTTTGCCGGTATGTGGGCAGCGCTGAGCGCCGCACGTCTGGCGGATAAAAATCAGCAGGACATTGATATTACAGTGATTGCACCACAGCCTGAACTGCGTGTGCGCCCACGGTTTTATGAAAGCGCCGTTCAGACGCTGGTTGCGCCACTGCAACCGCTGTTCGACGTCACCGGTGTTACCTTCCTGCGCGGCACGGTTGAGAAAATCCTTCCGGCTTCCAAGGAGGTGAGCTGGAAAGATACCCACGGTGAAACGCGCCGGCATCGCTATGACCGTCTGGTTCTGGCCAGCGGCAGCCAGGTGAATCGCAGTATGGTCGCCGGTGCCGCAGAGCACGCCTTCGACCTCGATCAGCTTGAGAGCGCTGCCGTGCTGGAGCAGCATCTGCAAGATCTGGCTAAGCAGCCAGAGAGCGAGGCGCGTAATACTGTTGTCGTCTGCGGCGGCGGCTTCACCGGCATTGAGATGGCGCTGGAGTTACCGGGTCGTCTGCGTGACATCCTCGGTGCTGATGCTAAGACCAGAGTTGTCGTAGTTGAACGTGGTGCGCAGCCGGGTGCTCGCTGGAGCCAGGAATTGCGCGATGTGATTGCCGAGGCCTCCACTGAGCTGAACGTAGAATGGATGGTCAATTCCGAAGTTGAGAGCGTGAATGCCTCTGGCGTGACGCTGAAAGATGGTCAGACAATTGCATCACAGACGGTCATATGGACCGTTGGCGTTCAGGCTAACGGTCTGACCGCACAGATTGATGCGCCGCGCGATCGCCAGGGTCGCCTGCACGTAAATGCCAATCTTCAGGTGCTGGGTCATGAAGACATTTATGCCACCGGCGACGTGGCTTACGCCGCCACCGATGATAAGGGCAATCACGCGCTGATGACCTGTCAGCACGCCATCCTGCTGGGTAAATTTGCCGGTAACAATGTTGCAGCAAGCCTGCTGAACGTTGAACCGCTGCCGTATCGTCAGGAGATGTACGTCACCTGTCTGGATCTGGGCGCGTGGGGCGCTGTTTACACCGAAGGCTGGGATCAGCAGGTGAAGTTAACGCGCGCCGACGCGAAAAAGCTCAAGATGTCGATCGTCAGCGAGCTGATTTATCCGCCAAAAGCCGATAAAGCGGTGGCGTTCGAGATTGCCGACCCGCTAGCCCCGTTTGTTTAA
- a CDS encoding RrF2 family transcriptional regulator, giving the protein MAFYSSGVEYGIHSLMCMVDSKGDARDMSVREIADLQSVPYDYLAKIFTRLSKAGLVRSIEGKGGGFQLAKPAEHITVLDVANAIDGDKRIFECREIRQRLAVFEEQPPEWACEGICGVRSVMDMAQQRMEEALGQHTILDLARKMYRKAPDTFVVEVQDWIAARKA; this is encoded by the coding sequence ATGGCATTCTACAGTTCTGGGGTTGAGTACGGCATCCATAGCCTGATGTGTATGGTGGACAGCAAAGGCGATGCCCGCGATATGAGCGTGCGTGAGATTGCCGATCTGCAAAGTGTGCCCTACGATTACCTGGCCAAAATCTTCACCCGTCTGTCAAAGGCTGGGTTGGTGCGCAGCATTGAGGGTAAAGGCGGCGGTTTTCAGTTGGCGAAACCAGCTGAACACATTACGGTTCTCGACGTGGCAAACGCCATTGACGGTGACAAACGGATTTTTGAATGTCGCGAGATTCGCCAGCGTCTGGCGGTATTCGAAGAGCAGCCGCCGGAATGGGCCTGCGAAGGGATTTGCGGTGTGCGCTCGGTCATGGATATGGCGCAGCAGCGAATGGAAGAGGCTTTAGGCCAGCACACCATCCTCGATCTGGCGCGCAAAATGTACCGCAAAGCGCCGGATACCTTTGTGGTTGAAGTGCAGGACTGGATTGCTGCGCGAAAAGCGTAG
- the dtpB gene encoding dipeptide/tripeptide permease DtpB: MNSPAPTGLLQQPRPFFMIFFVELWERFGYYGVQGILAVFFVKQLGFSQEQAFITFGAFAALVYGLISIGGYVGDHLLGTKRTLVLGAVVLAIGYFMTGLSLLKPNLIFIALGTIAVGNGLFKANPASLLSKCYPPKDARLDGAFTLFYMSINIGSLLSLSLAPVIAEKYGYAVTYNLCGAGLIVALLVYFACRGMVKDIGSEPDHKPLNLRNLLLVLVGTVVMIYLCAWLMHNVKIANLVLIFLSLVVTIFFFREAFKLDKTGRNKMFVAFILMLEAVLFYILYAQMPTSLNFFAINNVHHEILGFAINPVSFQALNPFWVVVASPLLAAIYTRLGNKGKDLTMPMKFTLGMFLCSLGFLTAAAAGMWFADAQGLTSPWFIVLVYLFQSLGELLISALGLAMVAALVPQHLMGFILGMWFLTQAAAFLMGGYVATFTAVPDNITDPLQTLPIYTNVFSKIGLVTLAVTVVMAMMVPWLNRMINTPDSEQ; the protein is encoded by the coding sequence ATGAACTCACCCGCACCGACAGGCTTACTGCAACAGCCCCGCCCATTCTTTATGATCTTCTTTGTGGAGCTATGGGAGCGATTTGGCTATTACGGCGTTCAGGGTATCCTGGCCGTTTTCTTTGTTAAACAGCTCGGATTCTCCCAGGAACAGGCGTTTATTACCTTCGGCGCGTTCGCAGCCCTGGTGTATGGCCTGATTTCCATTGGCGGCTATGTCGGCGACCATCTGCTCGGTACCAAACGCACACTGGTTCTGGGTGCGGTCGTGCTGGCAATTGGCTACTTTATGACCGGGCTGTCGCTGTTAAAACCCAACCTGATTTTTATCGCACTGGGGACCATTGCGGTGGGGAACGGGTTGTTTAAGGCCAACCCGGCAAGCCTGCTGTCTAAGTGCTACCCACCGAAAGATGCCCGCCTGGATGGCGCGTTCACCCTGTTTTATATGTCGATTAACATTGGCTCGCTGCTGTCGCTATCGCTGGCACCGGTCATTGCTGAGAAGTACGGCTACGCGGTGACCTACAACCTGTGCGGTGCGGGGCTGATCGTCGCCCTGTTGGTCTACTTCGCCTGTCGTGGAATGGTGAAAGACATTGGTTCCGAGCCGGACCACAAGCCGCTGAATTTGCGTAATCTGCTATTGGTACTGGTGGGCACGGTGGTCATGATTTACCTCTGCGCCTGGCTAATGCACAACGTTAAAATCGCCAACCTGGTGCTGATTTTCCTCTCTCTGGTGGTGACGATTTTCTTCTTCCGCGAGGCCTTCAAGCTGGATAAAACCGGGCGCAACAAAATGTTCGTCGCATTTATCCTGATGCTGGAAGCCGTGCTGTTCTACATTCTGTACGCGCAGATGCCGACCTCTCTGAACTTCTTTGCGATCAATAACGTCCATCATGAAATACTCGGTTTCGCCATTAACCCGGTGAGCTTCCAGGCGCTAAACCCGTTCTGGGTGGTGGTTGCCAGCCCGCTTCTGGCCGCTATCTACACGCGTTTGGGTAACAAAGGCAAAGACCTGACCATGCCGATGAAATTTACGCTCGGCATGTTTCTCTGCTCGCTCGGCTTTCTGACAGCCGCCGCCGCGGGAATGTGGTTTGCCGACGCGCAGGGGCTGACTTCACCGTGGTTTATCGTGCTGGTCTATCTGTTCCAGAGCCTGGGAGAATTGTTGATTAGCGCCCTGGGGCTGGCGATGGTCGCCGCGCTGGTACCGCAGCATCTGATGGGCTTCATTCTCGGGATGTGGTTTTTGACGCAGGCCGCCGCATTCCTGATGGGGGGTTACGTCGCCACCTTCACCGCCGTGCCGGACAATATTACCGACCCGCTACAAACGCTGCCTATCTATACCAACGTCTTCAGCAAAATCGGTCTGGTGACGCTGGCGGTAACGGTGGTGATGGCGATGATGGTGCCGTGGCTAAACCGGATGATTAATACCCCGGATAGCGAACAGTAA
- the uspA gene encoding universal stress protein UspA, which translates to MAYKHILIAVDLSPESKVLVEKAVSMARPYNAKVSLIHVDVNYSDLYTGLIDVNLGDMQKRISEETHHALSELSTNAGYPITETLSGSGDLGQVLVDAIKKYDMDLVVCGHHQDFWSKLMSSARQLINTVHVDMLIVPLRDEEDE; encoded by the coding sequence ATGGCTTACAAACACATTCTCATTGCAGTAGACCTGTCCCCGGAAAGCAAAGTACTGGTAGAAAAAGCCGTTTCTATGGCCCGTCCCTACAATGCAAAAGTTTCCCTGATCCACGTGGATGTGAATTACTCCGATCTCTACACCGGGCTTATTGATGTCAATCTGGGCGACATGCAGAAACGCATTTCCGAAGAGACACACCACGCGTTAAGCGAACTGTCCACCAACGCAGGTTACCCGATTACTGAGACTCTGAGCGGCAGCGGCGACCTCGGCCAGGTGCTGGTTGATGCGATTAAAAAATATGATATGGACCTGGTGGTTTGCGGTCATCATCAGGACTTCTGGAGCAAGCTGATGTCCTCCGCTCGCCAGCTGATCAATACCGTTCACGTCGATATGCTGATTGTTCCGCTACGCGACGAAGAAGACGAATAA
- the uspB gene encoding universal stress protein UspB yields the protein MISTIALFWALCIVCVVNMARYFSSLRALLVVLRGCDPLLYQYVDGGGFFTSHGQPGKQMRLVWYIYAQRYHDHHDDEFIRRCERVRRQFILTSALCGLVVVSMIALLIWH from the coding sequence ATGATCAGCACGATTGCGCTGTTTTGGGCCCTGTGTATCGTTTGTGTGGTGAATATGGCACGCTACTTTTCGTCACTGCGTGCATTACTGGTTGTGCTACGTGGTTGTGACCCTTTGCTCTATCAATATGTCGACGGCGGTGGTTTTTTCACGTCACATGGGCAGCCTGGCAAGCAGATGCGTCTGGTTTGGTATATTTATGCCCAGCGCTATCACGATCATCACGATGATGAGTTTATCCGTCGCTGCGAGCGGGTTCGTCGGCAGTTTATTCTCACCAGCGCGCTATGCGGCCTGGTCGTTGTGAGTATGATTGCTCTGCTTATCTGGCATTAG